Proteins from one Lachnospiraceae bacterium KGMB03038 genomic window:
- a CDS encoding transglutaminase domain-containing protein: MRKNEWGRAVKRWAAKSIGILAAVSLLAAGCGKGEEEGTVRDEEKIEAQKLAQSVKEKYAKEERYEYGEAIRDIERDESLKLEMGFDIMNAGFDEYPQIAAVYQDPELTQRVGTHYEWDEEKQVLSITPPRWNAGGISASQLDPDVPGNEPGALELFDKGELKDWGNLPQYYLAQYVDAKTGEKLNKPLVRVVTVKHEVSQAPRLSISIDDDGLPVFSWQELKGADNYYVMELGYDQESGYSGAGQVIGETSDTKWKPEQASDFRTFSVSEAERSEDYNIERYGEGAEPIYPEEVYETYYCVIAVSKKGTSAVSNTFHEQDIARRVPYMEETKMSLEKEGSNYADGFGNMPSYKWVTMCDGTLVQKLLEYDFEQAQRTTEQWGEYEKEDMSDLRLVDVDLVKVPYTIEGTGFTGVVKVQNFNADTWEEDLKEIEKRQEDLRNRAGTRDLEMKEETEEEEESGREAEEEEVYQTEYEITANSALSEYLAANMLTGTAMIDLSEFPESADQEYLADAWMEAVYQNPMILGVRSAAVSGDGKTMLVQYDTTPETMEEKQKEIAAEVDRVTGEIIREDMSELEKELAINQYLCDTAEYDMEALENAEENQFQTVDEEYSDSFTPYGVLLNQKGVCASYSGAFKLLAQAAGLDCIVVTGNLEGNLPHAWNKVKVDGEWQIVDSTNNDNEQLFNALLNLPDRAAGKVLVEDELFVLDSKLGDYGAPSDEKEYYRLQDKFFEQDQIAASLADELQEGDRATLRTDYDLNDQEFETIAQKVLEDFGGSELAGYYWMGVIYLEGK; this comes from the coding sequence ATGAGGAAGAATGAGTGGGGAAGGGCGGTAAAAAGATGGGCGGCAAAAAGCATTGGGATCCTTGCGGCGGTTTCTTTGCTGGCCGCCGGATGCGGAAAGGGGGAAGAAGAAGGGACTGTAAGGGACGAAGAGAAGATCGAGGCTCAGAAGCTGGCCCAGAGCGTGAAGGAGAAATACGCAAAAGAAGAACGCTATGAGTACGGGGAGGCAATCCGGGATATTGAAAGGGATGAATCTCTGAAGCTGGAGATGGGATTTGATATCATGAACGCGGGATTTGATGAATATCCCCAGATCGCGGCAGTCTATCAGGACCCTGAGCTGACCCAGCGTGTAGGGACCCATTATGAATGGGACGAGGAAAAACAGGTGCTGTCCATTACACCTCCCAGGTGGAACGCGGGAGGGATCAGCGCCTCCCAGCTGGATCCCGATGTACCGGGCAATGAGCCGGGAGCGCTGGAACTCTTTGACAAAGGAGAGTTGAAAGACTGGGGGAATCTGCCTCAGTATTACCTGGCTCAGTACGTGGATGCCAAGACTGGCGAAAAGCTGAACAAGCCGCTGGTGAGGGTGGTGACGGTCAAGCATGAGGTCAGCCAGGCGCCAAGACTTTCCATCTCGATCGATGACGACGGCCTGCCTGTCTTCTCCTGGCAGGAGCTGAAAGGAGCCGACAATTATTATGTGATGGAACTTGGCTATGACCAGGAATCGGGTTACAGCGGCGCCGGCCAGGTGATCGGAGAGACAAGCGATACCAAGTGGAAGCCGGAACAGGCCTCGGATTTCCGAACGTTTTCCGTGTCGGAGGCAGAGCGGTCAGAAGACTATAATATTGAGCGGTATGGAGAGGGGGCAGAACCGATCTATCCGGAAGAAGTGTACGAAACGTATTACTGTGTGATCGCGGTTTCCAAGAAGGGAACCTCGGCGGTGAGCAATACCTTCCACGAGCAGGATATCGCAAGGAGGGTGCCTTACATGGAAGAGACCAAGATGAGCCTGGAGAAAGAGGGATCCAATTACGCGGATGGCTTTGGAAATATGCCTTCCTATAAATGGGTGACCATGTGTGACGGAACGCTGGTACAGAAGCTTTTGGAGTATGATTTTGAACAGGCCCAGCGGACGACGGAACAGTGGGGCGAGTATGAGAAGGAAGACATGTCGGACCTAAGACTGGTGGATGTGGATCTTGTAAAGGTGCCGTATACCATAGAGGGGACCGGATTTACCGGAGTGGTGAAGGTACAGAACTTTAACGCCGATACCTGGGAAGAAGATCTAAAAGAGATCGAAAAGCGCCAGGAAGACCTTAGGAACCGGGCGGGGACCAGAGATCTGGAGATGAAAGAGGAGACGGAAGAGGAAGAAGAGTCTGGAAGGGAGGCGGAAGAGGAAGAGGTCTATCAGACGGAATACGAAATTACAGCCAACAGCGCGCTGAGTGAGTACCTGGCGGCCAACATGCTGACGGGAACGGCTATGATCGATCTGAGTGAGTTTCCGGAAAGCGCGGACCAGGAATATCTGGCGGATGCCTGGATGGAGGCTGTCTATCAGAACCCCATGATCCTGGGTGTGCGAAGCGCCGCCGTTTCTGGGGATGGGAAGACTATGCTGGTCCAATACGACACGACTCCGGAGACTATGGAAGAAAAGCAAAAGGAAATCGCGGCAGAAGTGGACCGAGTCACAGGGGAGATCATCCGGGAAGATATGTCAGAGTTGGAGAAGGAGCTGGCCATCAATCAATATCTGTGCGATACAGCGGAATATGATATGGAGGCGTTAGAAAATGCCGAGGAAAATCAGTTCCAGACGGTGGACGAGGAGTACAGTGATTCTTTCACACCTTATGGAGTCCTGTTGAACCAAAAGGGCGTATGCGCCAGCTATTCCGGGGCTTTCAAGCTGCTGGCGCAGGCGGCGGGGCTGGACTGCATCGTAGTGACTGGGAATCTGGAGGGGAATCTTCCCCACGCCTGGAATAAGGTTAAGGTAGACGGAGAGTGGCAGATCGTAGATTCTACCAATAATGATAACGAGCAGCTCTTCAATGCTCTTTTGAATCTGCCGGACAGGGCCGCGGGAAAAGTCCTGGTAGAAGATGAACTGTTTGTCCTGGACAGTAAGCTGGGAGACTATGGGGCGCCAAGCGATGAAAAAGAATACTATCGGCTGCAGGATAAATTCTTTGAACAGGACCAGATTGCCGCATCTTTGGCCGATGAACTCCAGGAGGGAGACCGGGCCACCCTTCGCACCGACTATGACCTGAACGATCAGGAGTTTGAGACTATCGCCCAGAAGGTGCTGGAGGATTTTGGAGGCAGTGAACTGGCAGGCTACTATTGGATGGGAGTTATTTATTTAGAGGGGAAATAG
- the coaBC gene encoding bifunctional phosphopantothenoylcysteine decarboxylase/phosphopantothenate--cysteine ligase CoaBC has translation MSNHKILEGKTVLLGVTGGIAAYKSASLASLLVKAGAQVHVIMTEHAKNFINPITFESLTSHKCIVDTFDRNFEFNIAHVSLAQAADAVIAAPATANVIAKLAHGIADDMLTTTILASEAPKIIAPAMNTKMYENPITQDNLALLRKYGFEIAGPASGRLACGDVGAGKMPEPETLIQYVYKACAHAKDMAGMNVLVTAGPTQEAIDPVRYISNHSSGKMGYSLARACMLRGANVTLVTGKTSLKPPLFVETVPVTSAKDMYDAVTSRSQDMDLIIKAAAVADYRPAHVSDEKVKKADEDLSIPLERTDDILQYLGEHKPDGQFLCGFSMETQNMLENSRKKLEKKHLDMIIANNLKETGAGFGTDTNIVTLITKESEIQLPIMSKEEVSFVILDNILALIN, from the coding sequence ATGTCAAATCATAAAATATTAGAAGGCAAAACCGTCCTTCTGGGCGTGACCGGAGGCATTGCCGCCTACAAAAGCGCCTCTCTTGCCAGCCTGCTGGTGAAGGCCGGCGCCCAGGTACACGTCATCATGACGGAACATGCCAAAAACTTTATCAATCCTATCACCTTTGAGTCATTGACCAGCCACAAATGTATTGTCGATACTTTTGACCGGAATTTTGAATTCAACATTGCCCACGTATCCCTGGCCCAGGCGGCAGACGCTGTCATTGCAGCTCCCGCCACTGCCAATGTGATCGCCAAGCTGGCTCACGGGATCGCGGACGACATGCTGACTACTACCATACTGGCCAGCGAGGCTCCCAAGATCATTGCCCCCGCCATGAATACCAAAATGTATGAAAATCCCATTACCCAGGATAATCTGGCGCTGCTTAGGAAATACGGTTTTGAGATCGCGGGCCCTGCCAGCGGACGGCTGGCCTGCGGCGATGTAGGCGCCGGGAAAATGCCGGAGCCGGAAACCCTGATCCAATACGTTTACAAAGCCTGCGCCCATGCTAAGGATATGGCTGGCATGAATGTGCTGGTCACCGCGGGGCCCACCCAGGAGGCCATTGATCCGGTGCGGTATATTTCCAACCACTCCTCCGGCAAGATGGGCTACAGCCTGGCAAGAGCCTGTATGCTGCGGGGCGCCAACGTCACCCTGGTCACCGGGAAGACCAGCCTGAAGCCCCCTTTATTTGTAGAGACCGTGCCGGTCACCTCCGCCAAAGATATGTACGATGCGGTCACATCCAGAAGCCAGGATATGGACCTGATCATCAAAGCAGCCGCCGTCGCCGATTACCGGCCGGCCCATGTCTCCGATGAAAAGGTGAAAAAAGCAGATGAAGATCTGTCCATTCCTCTGGAACGCACCGACGATATCTTACAATATCTGGGGGAGCACAAGCCAGACGGACAATTCTTATGCGGATTCTCCATGGAAACCCAGAATATGCTGGAGAATTCCCGCAAAAAGCTGGAGAAAAAACATCTGGACATGATCATCGCCAATAATCTGAAAGAAACGGGCGCGGGATTCGGAACCGATACCAATATCGTCACACTGATCACTAAGGAATCAGAAATCCAGCTTCCCATCATGTCAAAAGAAGAAGTATCTTTCGTGATCCTGGATAACATCCTTGCACTCATCAATTAG
- a CDS encoding ECF transporter S component: protein MKTKRHDTRWMVSVALMAAIVIVLANTPLGMIQLPIIKATTVHIPVIIGAILLGPGAGAILGAVFGICSLISNTMAPTLLSFAFSPFMSTSGLPGALKAIWISVGCRILIGVAAGWLWKLWMRLKVNQSIGLLLTGFVGSMVNTVTVMGSIYLLFAQQYAQARDVGVTAVWGLIMGTVTASGIPEAIAAAVLVLALGKVLIQVFKKMNIGMVSSQMIR, encoded by the coding sequence ATGAAGACGAAGAGACACGACACACGCTGGATGGTCAGTGTCGCACTTATGGCAGCCATCGTCATCGTCCTGGCGAATACGCCTCTTGGGATGATCCAACTGCCGATCATTAAGGCGACAACTGTACACATTCCGGTGATCATTGGAGCGATTTTGTTAGGCCCTGGGGCGGGAGCGATCCTGGGAGCGGTGTTTGGTATCTGTTCTTTGATCAGTAATACTATGGCGCCGACTCTTTTATCTTTCGCGTTCTCCCCATTTATGAGCACCAGCGGACTGCCGGGAGCGCTGAAAGCAATCTGGATCTCTGTAGGCTGCAGGATCCTGATCGGAGTAGCAGCAGGCTGGCTCTGGAAACTGTGGATGCGTCTGAAGGTGAATCAGAGTATAGGGCTTTTGCTTACTGGATTTGTTGGCTCTATGGTGAATACGGTCACAGTCATGGGAAGTATTTATCTTTTGTTTGCCCAGCAGTATGCCCAGGCCAGAGACGTAGGAGTTACGGCAGTGTGGGGACTGATCATGGGAACGGTGACAGCATCCGGCATACCGGAAGCGATTGCGGCGGCGGTGCTGGTACTGGCCCTTGGGAAAGTGCTGATCCAGGTGTTTAAGAAGATGAACATTGGTATGGTCAGCAGCCAGATGATCCGATAA
- a CDS encoding AAA family ATPase, which yields MFNKSAFEKGIRESIGEFEVQQTAWECYQYTIVNGRDPSYQSIGFFIGNRGMEGIRITFYNTFLKRMQSFDHIYHWSDAYEILYLGLTRPEALRYQDENGEILAVGRTLGRPRYEFTWQPSVEQLWDFGDQVMESAIQLVLCRYIKKVEYLEEEDQIRIEGRICPCGADMTLERLAEEMHKEFFDGQGEDHKEWAFCRTGSSRVGIICGNPGCYLGSDCILDLCGYLEYAANQEMLAPLLEERAKRREAYRKPCGEYQFTWQPEQGLKVVDESRYCLALQLARQGQIEVEKELTEENRVKISASGLICGFDGEDEVTTCRIASAAAGIKEGQEKDMEFTIPVTRSLQTRLSGGACDRCINRCVYFYAGYIKYLLDCGKENVIREDREWFRQNQKNAESKMQTEYQFILPDDLFLDQPEELFEAAELLQERNYVSLYRGMADDGEGNRSFRIETVQGIVNRTSDDLKMLKQEVLEEKIDRTQRMSCYLYDFSANFEPLKAYVVLAGYIDYLRRTGRYTDYQRKLASQRLTTARAFDSAAEEIPKLEKVLAIAENEKESGLYCVIQGERGVGKRRIVEQIARLLAQKGKINSSEYEIHTFDDMASILSYRAMYDLGCGAAEDQFVVYSDFEPRKLYVLTDLKEFLYNSAKAEDGDSSKVSHLIKLLGRYQPQTYIVVIGEEKYVERFLELSPKIRFLFENNVIPIVNLTPVKMYEAFVRKLSERLKSQLTEGFKNRFLDYIALNRRFLPLGNQELADYLADYANNQKELCLPPDVYRKQSAEEMLESVIGMENVKKKTCEFEAYAMFMKRAQMDGMHLPDSNMHMIFTGNPGTGKTMIARVIAQMLFDLGIVKENRLTEVEAKDLKSPYIGDSAGKTGGVISKAMGGVLFIDEAYSIGDDAHGKEVIATLIKAMEDYKDRFVVIFAGYAKEMQDFLNINPGIASRIGYTFDFEDYTAEELTQIFDRKMKKAGFIYGPEILDQVRDICAYFREKKNYGNGRFVDKLIQRVIIKHASAEVENAALRKIRPEDIPEIEELISTDVVEHKNYEEQLAAFIGMEPVKEKVRQFARFAEFQQMAKAAGASIPAGNMHMIFTGNPGTGKTAIARVMVELLYDIGVIKENKLVEAERKDLVAGYVGQTGAKTAEVIERALGGGLFIDEAYTLTPTSENDFGGEAIATLLKAMEDHKNDLIVIFAGYQEEMRQFVNTNPGIASRIGNVFDFPDYTPSELAEMYRTQMEKAGFAVTGQALEKVEIVMEYFSGKKNFGNGRFVGKMVQETFLIHSGHVRPDQANLTVIDGEDIPEITDLTNTGKKMEKSTELDRIVGLSGVKEKMKELEALVNFGILAKEHGLNVPSANMHMIFTGNPGTGKTTIARIIAGKLYDIGIIKEKKLVEAERKDLIAGYVGQTALKVGEVVEKAMGGILFIDEAYTLTPKTESDFGGEAIAALIKAMEDHKEDLIVIFAGYKEEMEEFVDANPGIASRIGFTFHFEDYTAEELCKIFVKKMEANGFTVTEKAEEKVKTLMQESRHRKNFGNGRFVDRAVQQTITIHAQNYTLESIAVIDERDIPDGVKEG from the coding sequence ATGTTCAATAAAAGCGCTTTTGAAAAAGGAATCCGAGAATCCATAGGAGAATTTGAAGTGCAGCAGACAGCTTGGGAATGTTACCAATACACGATCGTCAATGGGAGAGATCCCTCTTACCAGTCGATCGGCTTTTTCATCGGAAACCGGGGGATGGAAGGAATCCGGATTACCTTTTATAATACCTTTCTGAAGCGGATGCAAAGCTTTGACCATATTTATCACTGGTCAGATGCTTATGAGATTCTGTATCTTGGGCTCACCAGACCGGAAGCCCTGCGGTATCAGGATGAAAACGGAGAGATCCTGGCAGTTGGCAGAACACTTGGCCGTCCGCGGTATGAGTTTACCTGGCAGCCATCTGTGGAGCAGCTGTGGGATTTTGGAGACCAGGTCATGGAATCTGCCATCCAACTGGTCCTGTGCCGCTACATCAAGAAAGTGGAATATCTGGAGGAAGAGGATCAGATCCGGATCGAAGGGCGGATCTGCCCTTGCGGAGCAGATATGACTCTGGAAAGACTGGCAGAGGAAATGCATAAAGAATTCTTTGACGGCCAGGGGGAAGACCATAAAGAATGGGCGTTCTGCAGAACCGGGTCCAGCAGGGTGGGGATCATCTGCGGAAATCCAGGCTGTTATCTGGGAAGCGACTGTATCCTGGACTTATGCGGATATTTGGAGTATGCGGCCAACCAGGAGATGTTGGCTCCCCTTTTGGAAGAGCGGGCAAAAAGGCGGGAGGCATACCGGAAGCCCTGCGGGGAGTACCAATTTACCTGGCAGCCGGAACAGGGGCTGAAGGTGGTAGACGAAAGCCGGTACTGCCTGGCCTTGCAGCTTGCCCGGCAGGGACAGATAGAGGTGGAGAAGGAACTGACGGAAGAAAATCGTGTGAAAATCTCGGCCAGCGGTCTCATCTGCGGCTTTGACGGGGAAGACGAAGTGACCACCTGCCGGATCGCGTCAGCGGCAGCGGGGATCAAAGAAGGACAGGAAAAGGATATGGAATTCACGATTCCAGTCACACGGTCCTTACAGACCCGTCTTTCCGGCGGGGCCTGTGACCGCTGCATCAATCGCTGCGTGTATTTTTACGCAGGCTATATCAAATATCTCTTGGACTGCGGAAAGGAGAACGTGATCCGGGAGGACAGGGAATGGTTCCGGCAGAATCAGAAAAACGCGGAATCCAAAATGCAGACAGAATATCAATTTATCCTGCCGGACGACTTGTTCCTGGACCAGCCGGAAGAGCTGTTTGAGGCCGCGGAGCTTCTGCAGGAGCGGAATTATGTGTCCCTGTACCGGGGAATGGCGGATGATGGGGAAGGAAATCGCAGTTTCCGGATCGAAACGGTACAGGGGATCGTTAATAGAACTTCCGATGACCTGAAAATGCTTAAACAGGAAGTTTTGGAAGAGAAGATCGATCGGACCCAGAGAATGTCCTGTTATCTCTATGATTTCAGCGCAAACTTTGAGCCGTTAAAAGCATATGTGGTCTTGGCGGGGTATATTGATTATCTGAGAAGGACCGGACGATATACGGATTATCAGAGGAAACTTGCCAGTCAAAGACTGACGACAGCGAGGGCCTTTGACAGCGCCGCCGAGGAAATCCCAAAGCTGGAGAAAGTGCTGGCGATCGCGGAAAATGAGAAAGAAAGCGGACTCTACTGCGTGATCCAGGGAGAACGGGGCGTAGGAAAGAGACGGATCGTGGAGCAGATTGCCAGATTACTGGCACAGAAAGGGAAGATCAATAGTTCCGAATATGAGATACATACATTTGATGATATGGCCTCCATCTTAAGCTACCGGGCCATGTATGACCTAGGTTGCGGAGCGGCGGAGGACCAGTTCGTGGTCTACTCCGATTTTGAGCCGCGGAAACTGTATGTGCTTACAGATTTGAAGGAATTTCTCTATAACAGCGCAAAGGCAGAAGATGGGGACAGCTCCAAGGTATCCCATCTGATCAAGCTGCTGGGAAGATACCAGCCCCAGACTTACATCGTGGTCATCGGTGAAGAAAAATATGTGGAACGGTTCCTGGAATTAAGTCCCAAGATCCGGTTTTTGTTCGAGAATAATGTGATCCCGATCGTAAACCTGACGCCGGTGAAAATGTATGAGGCGTTTGTAAGGAAGCTGTCGGAACGCTTAAAGAGCCAGCTTACAGAAGGGTTCAAGAATCGTTTCCTGGATTATATTGCCTTGAACCGCAGGTTTCTTCCCTTGGGGAATCAGGAGTTGGCGGATTATTTGGCGGATTACGCGAATAACCAAAAGGAACTCTGCCTCCCGCCGGATGTCTACCGGAAACAATCGGCGGAAGAAATGCTGGAATCTGTGATCGGCATGGAAAATGTGAAGAAAAAGACCTGCGAATTCGAGGCCTACGCCATGTTTATGAAGCGGGCCCAGATGGATGGTATGCATCTGCCGGACAGCAATATGCATATGATCTTTACCGGAAATCCGGGGACTGGAAAGACCATGATCGCCAGGGTGATCGCCCAGATGCTGTTTGACCTAGGGATCGTAAAGGAAAACCGGCTTACCGAGGTAGAAGCAAAAGACTTAAAATCCCCTTATATCGGGGATTCCGCGGGGAAAACCGGCGGAGTGATCAGCAAGGCTATGGGCGGGGTCTTGTTCATTGACGAAGCATATTCTATCGGAGATGATGCCCACGGAAAAGAAGTCATTGCCACGCTGATCAAGGCAATGGAAGATTACAAGGACCGGTTTGTGGTCATTTTTGCCGGGTACGCAAAGGAGATGCAGGACTTCCTGAATATCAATCCAGGCATTGCGTCCAGGATTGGCTATACGTTTGATTTTGAAGATTATACGGCAGAAGAACTGACCCAGATCTTTGATAGGAAGATGAAAAAGGCGGGATTTATCTACGGGCCAGAGATCTTGGACCAGGTCCGGGACATCTGCGCTTATTTCCGGGAGAAGAAAAACTATGGAAACGGCCGGTTTGTTGATAAGCTGATCCAGCGCGTGATCATAAAACACGCCTCCGCAGAAGTGGAAAACGCGGCCCTGCGGAAGATCCGGCCAGAAGATATTCCTGAGATTGAAGAACTGATCTCTACCGATGTGGTGGAGCATAAAAACTATGAAGAACAGCTTGCGGCGTTTATCGGGATGGAGCCTGTGAAAGAGAAAGTCCGGCAGTTTGCCCGGTTTGCAGAATTCCAGCAGATGGCAAAAGCCGCCGGGGCTTCGATCCCTGCCGGGAATATGCATATGATCTTTACCGGAAATCCTGGAACTGGCAAGACGGCGATTGCCAGAGTCATGGTGGAACTGCTGTATGATATTGGAGTGATCAAAGAAAATAAACTGGTAGAGGCGGAGCGCAAAGATCTGGTGGCGGGATATGTAGGGCAGACCGGCGCTAAAACGGCAGAAGTGATCGAGCGGGCCTTAGGCGGGGGCTTGTTTATTGACGAGGCGTATACCCTTACGCCCACATCGGAGAATGATTTTGGCGGGGAAGCGATCGCCACGCTTTTGAAAGCCATGGAAGATCACAAAAATGACTTGATCGTGATCTTTGCCGGATATCAAGAGGAGATGCGCCAGTTTGTCAACACCAATCCGGGGATTGCTTCCAGGATTGGAAATGTGTTTGACTTTCCGGATTATACGCCCTCTGAGCTGGCGGAAATGTACCGGACACAGATGGAAAAAGCGGGATTTGCCGTTACTGGCCAGGCCTTGGAAAAGGTTGAGATTGTGATGGAATACTTCTCAGGAAAGAAGAATTTTGGAAATGGAAGGTTTGTAGGCAAGATGGTACAGGAAACGTTCCTGATCCATTCCGGGCACGTCCGGCCGGACCAGGCCAATCTGACCGTGATCGATGGGGAGGATATTCCGGAAATCACAGATCTGACCAATACTGGGAAAAAGATGGAAAAATCCACAGAACTTGACCGCATTGTGGGACTGAGCGGCGTGAAAGAAAAGATGAAGGAGTTGGAAGCGCTGGTCAATTTTGGCATTCTCGCAAAGGAGCACGGCCTGAATGTTCCGTCCGCTAATATGCATATGATCTTTACCGGGAATCCGGGAACCGGGAAAACAACGATTGCCAGGATCATAGCGGGGAAATTGTACGATATCGGTATCATCAAAGAAAAGAAACTGGTAGAAGCGGAGCGAAAAGATCTGATCGCCGGATATGTGGGCCAGACGGCGCTGAAAGTGGGAGAAGTCGTTGAAAAGGCCATGGGAGGGATCCTGTTTATCGATGAAGCCTATACCCTGACGCCAAAGACCGAATCGGATTTTGGCGGGGAAGCGATCGCGGCGCTCATCAAAGCCATGGAGGACCATAAAGAAGACCTGATCGTAATCTTTGCTGGTTATAAGGAGGAAATGGAAGAGTTTGTAGACGCGAATCCTGGAATAGCCTCCAGAATCGGTTTTACGTTCCATTTTGAGGATTACACGGCAGAAGAGCTGTGCAAGATATTCGTGAAAAAAATGGAAGCAAACGGATTCACTGTGACGGAGAAAGCAGAAGAAAAGGTGAAAACCCTCATGCAGGAATCCCGTCATAGGAAAAATTTTGGAAACGGCCGGTTTGTAGACCGGGCGGTACAGCAGACGATCACAATACATGCCCAGAATTATACGCTGGAATCGATCGCGGTGATCGATGAAAGAGATATTCCAGATGGTGTAAAAGAAGGGTAG
- a CDS encoding peptide deformylase: MKREILLLGNPELYEVSQEVKREELEQLRPVFTDMFDCIRGIQKEYGFGRAIAAPQIGIKKRLICILTDKPYVIINPHLEFIGEERMELLDDCMSFPNLLVRVSRYRHCILRYLDENWEEQEMRMDDDMSELIQHEYDHLDGILATMRAIDSKSFILKNSQQEFQK, translated from the coding sequence ATGAAACGAGAAATTCTGCTGTTGGGAAACCCTGAATTATATGAAGTATCCCAAGAAGTAAAACGGGAAGAACTGGAACAGCTGCGCCCCGTTTTTACAGATATGTTTGACTGTATCAGGGGTATCCAGAAAGAATACGGGTTTGGCCGGGCGATTGCGGCGCCCCAAATAGGCATAAAAAAGCGGCTCATCTGCATTTTAACAGACAAGCCTTATGTGATCATCAATCCGCATTTGGAATTTATCGGAGAGGAACGCATGGAACTGCTGGACGACTGCATGTCATTTCCCAACCTGTTGGTCCGGGTCAGCCGTTACCGTCACTGCATTTTACGTTATCTGGATGAAAATTGGGAAGAACAAGAAATGCGTATGGATGATGATATGTCTGAACTCATCCAGCACGAATACGATCATCTTGACGGAATTTTGGCGACTATGCGCGCGATCGACAGCAAATCATTCATCCTAAAAAACAGCCAGCAGGAATTTCAAAAATAA
- a CDS encoding TetR/AcrR family transcriptional regulator, with protein sequence MTSNKSLKDRLIQTAMNLFAQKSYNEVTVDEIIQAAGTSKGGFYYYFKSKEELLLYWLPHIEELYVNWYENSDKSLPADQQLVNFCRYSLRTTECETSPAMLSEIYSAQLKISHKERLIHVQRNLYVILADIARIGQERGELSREDSYKTISRILVTAIRGSMYEWCLSNGASSLEESGIKIIEHLVSSFKQKSDV encoded by the coding sequence ATGACTTCAAATAAATCGCTGAAAGACCGGCTCATACAGACCGCAATGAATCTGTTCGCGCAGAAAAGTTATAACGAAGTGACGGTAGACGAGATCATACAGGCCGCCGGAACTTCAAAAGGCGGGTTTTATTATTATTTTAAATCGAAAGAAGAATTACTGCTCTACTGGCTTCCTCATATAGAAGAACTCTATGTAAACTGGTATGAAAATAGTGACAAGTCCCTTCCCGCCGACCAGCAGCTGGTCAATTTCTGCCGCTACTCTCTCAGAACGACCGAATGTGAGACCAGCCCCGCAATGCTTTCAGAGATCTACTCCGCGCAGCTAAAAATCTCACACAAAGAACGTCTTATCCACGTACAGAGAAACCTATACGTAATCTTAGCCGATATCGCCAGGATCGGCCAGGAAAGGGGAGAACTTAGCAGAGAAGATTCCTACAAGACCATCAGCAGGATCCTGGTCACCGCAATAAGGGGCAGCATGTATGAATGGTGTCTGAGCAACGGCGCCAGCTCTCTGGAAGAATCCGGGATAAAAATCATTGAACATCTGGTCTCTTCTTTTAAGCAGAAATCCGATGTATAA